Proteins co-encoded in one Ziziphus jujuba cultivar Dongzao chromosome 9, ASM3175591v1 genomic window:
- the LOC125424289 gene encoding uncharacterized protein LOC125424289: MESSRKRRGFIKGKLMPFYRAAKPSSTVQYTSKVIKPSQSSPSASSVGYVHVQDYVISGQLPTKKVSFMLPENSRESTFGQLDGTIYGVACDEAVDMKAASYISSVQERFKLERINSERPKCQDIH; the protein is encoded by the coding sequence ATGGAGTCAAGCCGCAAGAGAAGAGGGTTCATAAAGGGGAAGTTGATGCCATTCTACCGAGCAGCCAAGCCTTCCTCAACAGTCCAATACACAAGCAAAGTCATCAAGCCTAGCCAGTCTTCTCCTTCAGCTTCTTCTGTTGGTTATGTGCATGTTCAAGACTACGTGATTTCCGGTCAGCTTCCGACCAAGAAGGTGTCGTTCATGCTGCCGGAAAACTCACGCGAATCGACGTTCGGGCAATTGGATGGTACCATCTATGGTGTTGCTTGTGATGAAGCTGTTGATATGAAAGCTGCTAGTTATATTTCTTCTGTTCAAGAACGATTCAAGCTCGAACGAATCAACTCTGAACGTCCCAAGTGCCAAGACATACATTAG